A part of Candidatus Binatia bacterium genomic DNA contains:
- a CDS encoding NUDIX hydrolase, translating into MSAANLKNRKLLHSGRVFDFELHDVCLPNGVDVRLEVIVHPGAAAILPLTADGEILLLRQYRHAAGGEIWEIPAGTLEAGEDLLDCARRELLEEAGVTADEYVDLGDCLPLAAYSTERIHLFLAQGLHPAQQQLEEDELISDVVAMPVARVGEMILSGAIEDAKTITAFSRGQLGGWLPTVPAASRRPSPARA; encoded by the coding sequence GTGAGCGCCGCTAACCTCAAAAACCGGAAGCTGCTGCACTCGGGTCGTGTCTTTGACTTCGAGTTGCACGACGTTTGTCTGCCCAACGGGGTCGACGTTCGTCTGGAAGTGATCGTCCACCCTGGCGCCGCGGCCATTCTGCCGCTGACCGCCGACGGGGAGATTTTGCTCCTGCGTCAGTATCGCCACGCAGCTGGAGGCGAGATCTGGGAGATTCCCGCAGGAACCCTGGAAGCAGGCGAGGACCTGCTTGACTGTGCGCGTCGCGAGTTGCTCGAGGAGGCTGGAGTGACCGCCGACGAGTACGTAGACCTTGGGGACTGCCTGCCCCTGGCCGCCTATTCGACCGAGCGGATCCACCTCTTTTTGGCGCAAGGGCTTCATCCCGCGCAACAGCAACTCGAAGAGGATGAATTGATCAGCGACGTGGTGGCGATGCCGGTCGCTCGGGTTGGCGAGATGATTCTTTCGGGCGCGATCGAGGACGCCAAAACGATTACGGCCTTCAGCCGGGGCCAGCTCGGCGGGTGGCTGCCCACAGTTCCAGCGGCCTCCCGGCGGCCTTCTCCAGCCCGCGCCTGA
- the rplI gene encoding 50S ribosomal protein L9 → MDVILRDDVEHLGEMGDVVRVRPGHARNYLIPRGLAVLADSKNLVSLAHEKRLVEDRRARKRKAAVAEADRIEGLVLETKVRAGDEDKLFGSVTNMDIEKLFAAQGVEVDRRRIDLQDPIKKLGTYRLTVGIEQDVKATFTLKVLSE, encoded by the coding sequence ATGGACGTGATTCTTCGAGACGATGTAGAGCACCTCGGTGAGATGGGTGATGTGGTTCGGGTTCGACCGGGCCATGCGCGGAACTATCTGATTCCTCGCGGTCTGGCCGTTTTGGCCGACAGCAAGAATCTTGTCTCGCTCGCCCATGAGAAGCGTTTGGTTGAGGACCGTCGTGCACGCAAGCGCAAGGCGGCCGTAGCCGAGGCGGATCGCATCGAGGGTCTGGTTCTCGAGACGAAGGTGCGTGCCGGCGACGAAGACAAATTGTTCGGTTCGGTGACCAATATGGACATCGAGAAGCTCTTTGCCGCGCAGGGTGTGGAGGTCGATCGCCGTCGTATCGACCTGCAGGATCCGATCAAGAAGCTTGGCACGTATCGACTCACCGTCGGCATCGAGCAGGACGTCAAGGCGACCTTCACGCTGAAGGTTTTGAGCGAGTAG
- the rpsF gene encoding 30S ribosomal protein S6: protein MRAYECTIAYHPDLDADGVKEQIERTRQAITSKGGSEIQVHEWGMRELAYPIQKLKRAQFYVVEYHGGGEAVAEVERNLRIADTVLRYLTIAVDPDRPPLELAGVRREVEEAAPAAEAEIPAAEAAAETEAAPEAPSEPQA from the coding sequence ATGCGCGCTTACGAATGCACAATCGCCTATCATCCTGATTTGGATGCAGATGGCGTCAAGGAACAGATCGAACGGACCCGTCAGGCAATCACCAGCAAGGGTGGTAGCGAAATTCAGGTTCACGAGTGGGGCATGCGAGAGCTGGCCTATCCGATCCAGAAGCTCAAGCGGGCACAGTTCTACGTGGTCGAATATCATGGTGGCGGAGAGGCCGTAGCCGAGGTTGAGCGCAATCTGCGGATCGCCGATACGGTTTTGCGCTACCTGACCATCGCTGTGGACCCCGACCGTCCGCCTCTGGAACTCGCCGGCGTTCGCCGCGAGGTGGAGGAGGCTGCGCCCGCAGCAGAAGCAGAGATCCCGGCAGCGGAAGCCGCCGCCGAGACCGAAGCCGCTCCGGAAGCTCCTTCCGAGCCGCAGGCCTGA
- the pth gene encoding aminoacyl-tRNA hydrolase, whose product MVVAGLGNPGARYAATRHNIGFLVLESFLSGKDSTLGPETQGVRLARVSAGDTELVLAKPQLFMNRSGPPLGDLLAREGISPESLLVIHDDLDLEEGRLQLKRSGGTGGHRGLDSLIESLGTDVFPRLRVGIGRPPAEMSVVDFVLEPYSALEIEKISETIARGVDAISAWSRSGTESAMNIVNVRGKVP is encoded by the coding sequence GTGGTTGTGGCGGGCCTGGGCAACCCCGGGGCGCGCTACGCGGCGACACGACACAACATCGGATTTCTTGTTCTGGAGAGTTTTCTTTCCGGTAAAGATAGTACACTCGGTCCCGAGACACAGGGGGTTCGCCTCGCGCGAGTCTCCGCGGGTGATACCGAGTTGGTCCTTGCCAAGCCCCAGCTTTTCATGAACCGCAGCGGGCCACCCCTGGGGGATTTATTGGCGCGGGAGGGGATTTCGCCCGAGTCGCTCCTTGTGATCCATGATGATCTGGACCTTGAGGAGGGGCGCCTGCAATTGAAGCGGTCCGGGGGCACGGGCGGTCATCGCGGGCTGGATTCGCTCATCGAGAGCCTGGGAACGGATGTTTTCCCCCGATTGCGGGTGGGAATCGGCCGCCCGCCTGCTGAAATGTCGGTTGTGGACTTCGTTTTGGAGCCGTATTCCGCCCTTGAAATCGAGAAGATCTCGGAAACCATCGCCCGCGGAGTCGACGCAATTAGCGCCTGGAGCCGCTCCGGCACGGAATCTGCGATGAATATCGTCAATGTCCGCGGAAAAGTGCCTTGA
- a CDS encoding 50S ribosomal protein L25 has product METISLNLEKRDSAGKGPARRTRSAGEVPGIYYGQGSDAVLIRVEARDFNRRIANLEGAHLIQTSSPATELDGKMVLVREIQSHPVSGKTLHFDLLQVPLDQEIEVKVALHFDGKSEGVALGGILQPLIRELSCRCLPTGIPESISADITKLQVGDSLHVDDLVMPEGVRAVPEDNPPVVTVMAPVVDRRLEEEDEAAAAAASEAAAPAAPAGDAPAES; this is encoded by the coding sequence ATGGAAACGATCTCACTCAATCTGGAAAAACGCGATTCGGCAGGTAAAGGCCCGGCACGGCGGACCCGCAGTGCCGGCGAAGTCCCCGGTATCTATTACGGCCAGGGTTCCGATGCCGTATTGATTCGCGTCGAGGCGAGAGACTTCAATCGTCGCATCGCGAACCTCGAAGGCGCTCATTTGATTCAGACGTCCTCGCCGGCGACGGAACTCGACGGCAAAATGGTCCTGGTGCGAGAAATCCAGAGTCACCCGGTGTCGGGCAAGACCCTCCACTTTGATCTGTTGCAGGTCCCGTTGGATCAAGAGATCGAAGTCAAGGTTGCCTTGCATTTCGATGGCAAGTCCGAGGGCGTCGCTCTCGGCGGAATTCTGCAGCCGCTGATTCGCGAGCTGAGCTGTCGCTGCCTCCCGACCGGGATCCCCGAATCGATTTCTGCAGATATCACGAAATTGCAGGTCGGAGATTCGCTCCACGTAGACGACCTCGTCATGCCGGAGGGCGTGCGCGCCGTCCCGGAAGACAACCCGCCAGTGGTGACCGTGATGGCGCCGGTGGTAGACCGCCGTCTGGAAGAGGAAGATGAAGCAGCCGCCGCGGCCGCGTCGGAAGCGGCAGCCCCGGCAGCACCGGCGGGCGACGCACCAGCTGAGTCCTGA